One region of Glycine max cultivar Williams 82 chromosome 9, Glycine_max_v4.0, whole genome shotgun sequence genomic DNA includes:
- the LOC102669386 gene encoding uncharacterized protein, with protein sequence MTWDTLKQEYLGGKKVITVRLQSLRREFETALMTDKESVQEYLSRVSTVVQQMRSYGETMTNEHVVGKVLRSLTNKYDHVVAAIEESKDMADYTFDELMGSLQAHEERLNRNGEKKEEKAFHVKGESSNKEKTGQFSGRGRGRAGSRGRKPGHKEASCWKKEEDEQKGDQKSNFVENEQKLFLAQRAADNDAGGDVWYIDSGCSNHMSSAKSMFRELNESLKSKVRLGDEKQLEVEGRGMIAIKTEQGNTKLLYDVQYVPNLAHYLLSVGQLLNSGYSVLFENDFCLICDKKSKEVVVKIVMGRNRMFPLDLSGNVSKALTVKGDDDAKLWHLRYGQMCRD encoded by the exons ATGACGTGGGATACTCTAAAGCAAGAGTATCTAGGTGGCAAGAAGGTGATTACAGTGAGGCTGCAATCACTAAGGAGAGAGTTTGAAACAGCTCTAATGACGGACAAAGAATCTGTCCAAGAATACTTGTCACGTGTATCCACTGTAGTACAACAAATGCGGTCATATGGAGAAACAATGACCAATGAGCATGTGGTTGGAAAAGTTCTAAGAAGTCTCACAAACAAATATGACCATGTTGTAGCAGCTATTGAAGAGTCAAAGGACATGGCAGATTACACCTTTGATGAACTCATGGGATCCTTGCAAGCTCATGAGGAGAGGCTCAATAGAAATGGtgagaagaaggaagagaagGCATTCCATGTGAAAGGAGAATCCTCAAACAAGGAAAAGACAGGGCAATTCAGTGGAAGAGGTAGAGGAAGAGCTGGCTCAAGAGGAAGG AAGCCAGGCCACAAAGAAGCTAGCTGCTGGAAGAAGGAGGAGGATGAACAAAAGGGTGATCAAAAGTCCAATTTTGTGGAGAATGAGCAAAAGTTGTTCTTAGCACAAAGGGCAGCTGACAATGATGCAGGAGGTGACGTGTGGTATATTGACAGTGGGTGCTCCAACCATATGTCAAGTGCCAAGTCTATGTTCAGAGAATTGAATGAATCTTTAAAGAGCAAGGTGAGGCTTGGAGATGAAAAACAACTTGAAGTGGAAGGAAGAGGCATGATTGCAATTAAAACTGAGCAAGGAAACACTAAGCTATTATATGATGTGCAGTATGTGCCAAATTTGGCTCACTATTTGCTGAGTGTGGGTCAATTACTTAATTCTGGATATTCAGTACTGTTTGAGAATGATTTCTGTTTGATCTGTGATAAGAAATCCAAAGAAGTTGTAGTAAAGATTGTTATGGGGAGAAATAGAATGTTCCCTCTTGATTTATCTGGCAATGTGAGCAAAGCACTGACAGTTAAAGGAGATGATGATGCCAAGCTGTGGCATCTGAGGTATGGTCAAATGTGCAGGGACTGA